tacatccatgtttattAGTGTTACGTCCCTAATTTGTCTAGGGGTGGAGGACGcaaactatttaaaataataaacccTGGAGGTCTAGACAAACAGTAAATAAGGTAATTTATTggacaaactcaacacaaaacaactgaaAGCAATCTCCAAAAGGAAGACGATTACTGGCTCTTTGCCACTGGCTTGATTCAGGTTTCCACAGCTTCTCACGGCAGCACTTCTCTGCTCACACTCTGCTGGCTTCCACTGAAGCTTCACCCTCTTTGACACTCTCTGGCTTCCACTGAAGCAACACCCTCACTCTGGCTTGGCACAACCATTTAACACCTTCCCTGATTAGCtgatgagctgcagctgcaggagtGACATCACCAGCACACACCTGAggagaatcacacacacaggcagacaacacagcaaacaaaacaaaacacggcACGTAACAATTAgcttgcagtcttcttcttccatGTCTTTGCTGGTGCATTGCATGTTACCGCCACATGTCAGCCAAAGggctatgagagagagagagagagagagagagagagagagagagagagagagagagagagagagagagagagttaccggtagtcaatgccgcaacacagcctcgtacttcgggaaactggtggtgtacctgcgtacattgtgaagctatggccacccaacaggagtgtctgtgttgcacggagtgggacctgttgcgtcgcaacacccaagagacgcagtgttttgtacagtctgaagatttcccctctctgatgaacagggctgtacttgaaacttttttccatgtcccgaaaataaattggagacgacgacccagaccggagggaacAGATGGACAGTTACCCACtcagtaagtacactagacaagttatgttttacatcggtgcaattatttcagatatattgagcaaattatttttgattttagtttgcatcgccagctgtaaatcatgactggttttcaagacggcggccgcatgtaaacatgaacgcgagtgtctttataatctatcttttcagtaaactctgtacacttacaaagttctatttcgtataggctttcTTTCCCGCTCTTGCGTCCAGCACGGGCTTTCAACTACATcagcagatactgtatataaacagagcggacccgttgctcATCTCCCATTTTTTCTTCAAGCTAGCAGTATGAAGACAAGCTCGACTTCCAGCAGAGTTCGCCTCTGCCCCACCTGCCAGACAGGGTATATCCTGCCACCGGACCTCCATCCGCGCTGCGAGACCTGCCTTGGCGCCGCTCACGCTGGCCTGGCTCTCACCCCCGACTCCTCCTGCCAGTACTGCGCccgcctgccatctaaagagcttaACCGGCGGGTGGAAGCTTTTCTGGAGTGTCAGGCTAGCGGGGAAGGGGATGGCAGCTGGGAAGACAGACAGCAATCCGTCAACACCCTGGATCCGCTGGAGGAAGGCTTTGTCAACGAGCACGAGTCCGATGGCTCGATTCCCTCAGATAACGCCTCCGTCACAGGCTGTCCCTCCTCCCACCTGGGAGGACTGGACCTTGAAACGGGAATCGATGCCCTTCCATTGCGGCTCTCCCCATCTCCGGAATGGCCAAGGGCACCGCTCTGGCGGCCTTCCCCTCTGCCTCAGGCGGCTCCACCCTCCACCGCTAAGACTCTCTTCTTGGATCTGCCAGAGATCATCAAAAAGGCGGCAGACCAGAGAGGCATAGCGCTCCCGGCTGAGCTTCCAGCCCCCGCTTGCGGCCTCTTGAGCGGGGATGTTTACGCTCAGGAGCCGCCCTCCTCACGGGCCCCACTCTGACTGCGCTTCAAGGAGCTTCGGCCGTTTGTGGAGGAGGCGCTCTCCCAGCCAGGGAAACTGAAGGCTCCCGTCTCTCACTACGCCCCATTCACTTGGGTTCAAGGCGACACAGAAGCAGGCTTCCCTTCTGTCCCCCCCCTGGAGAAGAGCGTGGCGTCCATTCTGCTTCCAAAGGCCACTTTTTTCGACCACCAGAAAGCCCACGCCTGTGCGGCCCAGGGTCTCGCGGCACAGAACAGTATTGCTTTGCTAGCCTCCGCCGTCTCCGCCATGGCCATCACTCCGGGAGCTCTTCCTCCGGAGCTAGCCACGGAGATTGGCAAAGCTATGACCGCCATCCTCACCCTGACCACGGCGTCCATGGTGGCATTGTCCAGAGTCATGGCGTGGCAGACTGTGGCCCAGCGAAACATCCGGTGACCGCTCCCGCCCCTCACGGCGGTGACCGGCCGCCGCCCTTTCGACAGAGCCCTACCATGGGTTGGGCGTCACGATCTCATGTCTCGCCCAGTGGCAGAATGGGCTCTGCGCTCCTTGCTGGCCATGTCtataaacaacacacagacatgcgcgCGCCCGCTCTCAGAGCACAGCGCAGCATGGATCAGGCTGACACACATGGACTCATGGATGTCAAAGCTGATAACACGGGGCTACACACTCCAGTTCGCCTCCCCCCCGCCTCGCTTCACTGGCGTAT
This genomic interval from Sander vitreus isolate 19-12246 chromosome 7, sanVit1, whole genome shotgun sequence contains the following:
- the LOC144520878 gene encoding uncharacterized protein LOC144520878 isoform X2, with translation MDSYPLTSSMKTSSTSSRVRLCPTCQTGYILPPDLHPRCETCLGAAHAGLALTPDSSCQYCARLPSKELNRRVEAFLECQASGEGDGSWEDRQQSVNTLDPLEEGFVNEHESDGSIPSDNASVTGCPSSHLGGLDLETGIDALPLRLSPSPEWPRAPLWRPSPLPQAAPPSTAKTLFLDLPEIIKKAADQRGIALPAELPAPACGLLSGDVYAQEPPSSRAPL